In one window of Posidoniimonas corsicana DNA:
- a CDS encoding cytochrome c3 family protein — protein MDRFHFPPWVNTFTLMVLGGAAAGGAYVGGMFLYGTWPSVMNAGYAPEQPVPFSHKLHAGELKMDCRYCHNTVESSAHAAVPGTNVCANCHRGPGADGNNTTTAVHTASLKLLPIREAITTGEPMQWERVHDLGDYVYFNHSVHVNRGVSCVECHGRVDQMERVEQMKPLSMSWCLECHRNPAPRQRDPDQITNLAWSLDGDVDPQAYGEELQKKHGWSSQAPTSCSTCHR, from the coding sequence TGATGGTGCTCGGCGGCGCTGCCGCGGGCGGCGCCTACGTGGGCGGCATGTTCTTGTACGGCACCTGGCCTAGCGTCATGAACGCCGGCTACGCGCCCGAGCAGCCCGTCCCGTTCAGCCATAAGCTGCACGCCGGCGAGCTGAAGATGGACTGCCGGTACTGCCACAACACCGTGGAGTCATCGGCCCACGCCGCGGTTCCGGGCACGAACGTGTGCGCGAACTGCCACCGTGGGCCGGGCGCGGACGGCAACAACACGACCACCGCCGTGCACACCGCGAGCCTCAAACTGCTGCCGATCCGCGAGGCGATCACCACCGGCGAGCCGATGCAGTGGGAGCGGGTCCACGACCTGGGCGACTACGTCTACTTCAACCACAGCGTCCACGTGAACCGGGGCGTCAGCTGCGTTGAGTGTCACGGCCGCGTCGATCAGATGGAGCGGGTCGAGCAGATGAAGCCGCTGAGCATGAGCTGGTGCCTGGAGTGCCACCGCAATCCCGCGCCACGGCAACGCGACCCCGACCAGATCACCAACCTGGCCTGGAGCCTCGACGGCGACGTCGACCCGCAGGCTTACGGCGAGGAGCTGCAGAAGAAGCACGGTTGGAGCTCGCAGGCGCCGACTAGCTGCTCCACCTGCCACCGGTAG
- a CDS encoding TAT-variant-translocated molybdopterin oxidoreductase, which yields MSEATTQTRTSSPKSGPSKYWRSIDELQQTPEFLEFVHREFPQAADEIPAGVSRRRWMQLMSASFALAAVQGCRWKTETIATFSDRPEGYVPGSITKYATNIDWAGAPRHLLVSCYDGRPIKVDGNPNHPASRGGSDSFSQAATLSLYDPDRQQQPIDRSGKEAQGVDWADVESRLGELATKLGEGGGASLAVLKQPTSSLSIDAALKSLLEKFPQAKLYEYAPISREAELAGAELAFGERVRTRYSLADAKVIACFDCDLLKDDPESIALSADYAEGRDPDGEMNRLYCVESQFSMTGGCADHRLPLKSSAVPAALSKLLALVESGEVTVPAIAEDAKSPTEDQFLAALAQDLLAHKGAGVVAVGGCQSAESFALAHKINAALENAGQTVLYSAEPQGAAEVKPLADLAGEIAARRIDTLVILGGNPIYDAPVDLDFAKRLGEVETSIHLSPYDDETSQACTWSLPETHPFESWGDTRAWDGTVCVQQPLIEPLLGGKSALELLCLMAGVEESPREFVRAAVADQAGGLDDAGWEQLVHDGYLADSAAEAASPGVQDFEFEPAAAGEMEVVLTVSESTYDGRLANNGWLQETPDFITKLTWDNAALINPETAKSLNVGQGQMVTVTVGERSLELPVFIQPGQAKNSIGVALGYGRKAAGRVGGLLNESGGAVQGLFPNGIYGTWVPISAAPVGFDAYQLRTTDGARVLTDGVSVKGASGKYTLATTQDHHAIDVGGLEAITERSFEFIREASQDFYKEHPKFAQEMGHHIATENLWKEPSFTRESDAGDISPDRYKSTTGNAWGMAIDLNKCVGCNACSVACQAENNVPVVGKDMVSRGREMHWIRIDRYFRSHDGEFSESPTVVHQPVACQQCETAPCEQVCPVAATIHSAEGLNDMVYNRCIGTRYCANNCPFKVRRFNYFHYNWELEREDWPAGKINESKVNANRELQRLVMNPEVTVRHRGVMEKCTYCTQRISAARIEAKVEGRSMADGDVVVACQEACSTNAITFGDLNDENSKVAQAHASGRAYGMLDGLHLRPRTQYLARIRNPHPALKQFQPPNPEIHHGGHGDDHHDEGGHGEAGQGEDGAEQDHAEANHTA from the coding sequence ATGAGCGAAGCAACCACTCAAACCCGCACCAGCTCCCCCAAGTCGGGCCCCAGCAAGTACTGGCGCAGCATCGACGAGCTGCAGCAGACCCCCGAGTTCCTGGAGTTTGTGCACCGGGAGTTCCCGCAGGCCGCGGACGAGATCCCCGCAGGCGTCAGCCGCCGGCGTTGGATGCAGCTGATGAGCGCCTCGTTCGCGCTGGCCGCTGTGCAGGGCTGCCGGTGGAAGACCGAAACGATCGCCACGTTCTCCGATCGCCCCGAGGGTTACGTCCCCGGGTCGATCACCAAGTACGCCACCAACATCGATTGGGCGGGCGCGCCCCGGCACCTGCTGGTCTCGTGCTACGACGGCCGCCCCATCAAGGTTGACGGCAACCCCAATCACCCGGCCAGCCGGGGTGGCAGCGACTCGTTCAGTCAGGCCGCGACGCTTTCGCTGTACGACCCCGACCGCCAGCAGCAGCCCATCGACCGCAGCGGCAAGGAGGCGCAGGGCGTCGACTGGGCCGACGTCGAATCGCGCTTGGGCGAGCTCGCCACCAAGCTCGGCGAAGGTGGGGGCGCCTCGCTGGCGGTGCTCAAGCAGCCAACCAGCTCGCTGTCGATCGACGCCGCACTCAAGTCGCTGCTGGAAAAGTTCCCGCAGGCCAAGCTCTACGAGTATGCCCCAATCTCGCGCGAGGCCGAGCTTGCGGGCGCCGAGCTCGCCTTTGGCGAGCGGGTCCGCACCCGCTACAGCCTGGCGGACGCGAAGGTAATCGCCTGCTTCGACTGCGACCTGCTGAAGGACGACCCCGAGTCGATCGCGCTGTCGGCCGACTACGCTGAGGGCCGCGACCCCGACGGCGAGATGAACCGCCTGTACTGTGTCGAGAGCCAGTTCAGCATGACCGGCGGCTGCGCCGACCATCGCCTGCCGTTGAAGTCGTCGGCCGTCCCGGCTGCCCTGTCCAAGCTGCTGGCTCTGGTCGAGAGCGGCGAGGTCACCGTGCCGGCGATTGCCGAAGACGCCAAGTCGCCGACCGAAGACCAGTTCCTGGCCGCCCTTGCCCAGGACCTGCTCGCCCACAAGGGGGCGGGCGTGGTCGCGGTGGGCGGTTGCCAGTCGGCCGAGTCCTTCGCCTTGGCCCACAAGATCAACGCGGCTCTGGAGAACGCCGGCCAGACGGTGCTCTACTCGGCCGAGCCGCAGGGCGCCGCCGAGGTCAAGCCGCTCGCGGACCTGGCCGGCGAGATCGCCGCGCGGCGCATCGACACGCTGGTGATCCTGGGCGGCAACCCCATCTACGACGCGCCGGTCGACCTCGACTTCGCGAAGCGGCTGGGCGAGGTAGAGACCTCCATCCACCTCAGCCCCTACGACGACGAAACCTCGCAGGCCTGCACCTGGAGCCTGCCGGAGACCCACCCTTTCGAGTCGTGGGGGGACACCCGCGCCTGGGACGGAACGGTCTGCGTTCAGCAGCCGCTGATCGAGCCGCTCTTGGGCGGCAAGTCGGCCCTGGAACTGCTGTGCCTGATGGCGGGCGTCGAAGAGTCGCCCCGCGAGTTCGTCCGTGCTGCGGTGGCCGATCAGGCCGGCGGGCTGGACGACGCCGGCTGGGAGCAGCTGGTGCACGACGGCTACCTTGCCGACAGCGCCGCCGAGGCGGCCAGCCCAGGCGTGCAGGACTTCGAGTTCGAGCCCGCCGCGGCCGGCGAGATGGAGGTGGTGCTGACCGTCAGCGAGAGCACCTACGACGGCCGCCTGGCGAACAACGGCTGGCTGCAGGAAACCCCCGACTTCATTACCAAGCTCACGTGGGACAACGCGGCCCTGATCAACCCCGAGACCGCCAAGTCGCTCAATGTTGGCCAGGGGCAGATGGTCACGGTCACGGTCGGCGAGCGTTCGCTCGAACTGCCGGTGTTCATCCAGCCCGGCCAGGCGAAGAACTCCATCGGCGTGGCGCTGGGGTACGGCCGCAAGGCCGCCGGCCGCGTGGGCGGCCTGCTGAACGAGTCGGGCGGCGCGGTGCAGGGACTGTTCCCGAACGGGATCTACGGCACCTGGGTGCCGATCTCCGCGGCACCGGTTGGCTTTGACGCCTACCAGCTGCGCACCACCGATGGCGCCCGCGTGCTGACCGATGGCGTGAGCGTGAAGGGCGCCAGCGGCAAATACACGCTGGCCACCACCCAGGACCACCACGCCATCGACGTCGGCGGCCTGGAGGCGATCACCGAGCGTTCCTTCGAGTTCATCCGCGAGGCGTCGCAGGACTTCTACAAGGAGCACCCGAAGTTCGCCCAGGAGATGGGCCACCACATCGCGACCGAGAACCTATGGAAGGAGCCCAGCTTTACCCGCGAGTCGGACGCCGGCGACATCTCGCCGGACCGCTACAAGTCAACCACGGGCAACGCCTGGGGCATGGCGATCGACCTCAACAAGTGCGTCGGCTGCAACGCCTGCTCGGTCGCCTGCCAGGCGGAGAACAACGTACCGGTGGTCGGCAAGGACATGGTCAGCCGCGGACGCGAGATGCACTGGATCCGCATCGACCGCTACTTCCGCAGCCACGACGGCGAGTTCTCCGAGAGCCCGACCGTGGTCCACCAGCCGGTCGCCTGCCAGCAGTGCGAGACCGCCCCGTGCGAACAGGTGTGCCCCGTCGCAGCGACGATCCACAGCGCCGAGGGCCTCAACGACATGGTCTACAACCGCTGCATCGGCACGCGGTACTGCGCCAACAACTGCCCGTTCAAGGTCCGCCGCTTCAACTACTTCCACTACAACTGGGAGCTGGAGCGTGAGGACTGGCCGGCCGGCAAGATCAACGAGTCGAAGGTCAACGCGAACCGCGAGCTGCAGCGGCTGGTGATGAACCCCGAGGTGACCGTGCGTCACCGCGGCGTGATGGAGAAGTGCACCTACTGCACGCAGCGGATCTCGGCCGCCCGCATCGAGGCGAAGGTCGAAGGCCGCTCGATGGCCGATGGCGATGTCGTGGTCGCGTGCCAGGAGGCGTGCTCGACGAACGCCATCACCTTCGGCGACCTCAACGACGAGAACAGCAAGGTCGCCCAGGCGCACGCCAGCGGCCGCGCCTATGGAATGCTTGATGGCCTGCACCTGCGGCCCCGCACGCAGTACCTGGCCCGCATCCGCAACCCGCACCCGGCCCTCAAGCAGTTCCAGCCGCCCAACCCCGAGATCCACCACGGCGGCCACGGCGACGACCACCACGACGAGGGCGGGCACGGCGAAGCCGGCCAGGGCGAGGACGGCGCCGAACAAGATCACGCCGAAGCCAATCACACCGCCTAG